In Sinorhizobium numidicum, the following proteins share a genomic window:
- a CDS encoding glycosyltransferase — protein MTAQPSTKVPSLAIIIPCFNNAETLAEALASALSQDYLAFEVHVCDNGSSDGSREIIEAHASPRLRPALHQDTVSRTDNWNRAYAAGSHADYLVTLHADDRLASGALQAIGHAARRRPALVHGRFRQITYDGAPIAGRRFPWSYSNNGEAFRELLLLNNMIAMPGATIRTDVFFEAGCWDPAWQYLQDMELWWRCGELGEVAYVAGLLGDHRAYKQPQALHRHAEEHLRWAADKLYAAPTARLRQAAADGLGAYLDRLEAEVVALPEVSANLAEPIRNARTALANGPSPRAHALRRQRLLRALAASRSAVANVVERLPNRQAPPPSS, from the coding sequence ATGACAGCCCAGCCATCCACAAAAGTACCCTCGCTCGCCATCATCATTCCCTGCTTCAACAATGCCGAGACCCTTGCCGAGGCGCTCGCAAGCGCACTCTCGCAGGACTACCTGGCCTTCGAAGTGCATGTCTGCGACAACGGCTCCTCGGACGGCAGCCGGGAGATCATCGAGGCCCATGCGTCGCCCCGATTGCGGCCGGCGCTGCACCAGGACACCGTCTCCCGCACCGACAATTGGAACCGCGCCTACGCCGCCGGGTCGCATGCGGATTACCTCGTCACACTGCATGCAGATGATCGTCTGGCGTCGGGCGCGCTGCAGGCTATTGGGCACGCGGCAAGGCGCCGCCCGGCCTTGGTCCACGGCCGCTTCCGCCAGATCACCTATGACGGCGCGCCCATAGCCGGTCGCCGCTTCCCGTGGAGCTACAGCAACAATGGCGAAGCGTTCCGGGAGCTGCTGCTGCTCAACAACATGATTGCGATGCCGGGCGCGACCATCCGAACTGATGTCTTCTTCGAGGCGGGTTGCTGGGACCCTGCCTGGCAGTACCTGCAGGACATGGAGTTGTGGTGGCGTTGCGGCGAGCTTGGCGAGGTGGCTTATGTCGCAGGGCTTCTCGGCGACCACCGGGCCTACAAGCAGCCACAGGCGCTGCACCGGCATGCCGAGGAGCACCTCCGCTGGGCGGCGGACAAGCTTTACGCTGCCCCTACCGCCCGCCTGCGTCAAGCGGCGGCGGACGGGCTCGGCGCCTATCTCGACCGGCTGGAGGCAGAAGTGGTGGCGCTGCCGGAGGTGAGCGCCAACTTGGCCGAGCCGATACGGAACGCCCGCACGGCGCTGGCGAACGGACCCAGCCCTCGTGCGCATGCCCTTCGTCGGCAACGCCTGCTGCGCGCGCTCGCCGCTTCCCGCTCGGCCGTCGCAAACGTCGTCGAGCGCCTGCCGAACCGCCAAGCTCCCCCGCCTTCATCCTGA
- the galE gene encoding UDP-glucose 4-epimerase GalE, translated as MQNNNILVVGGAGYIGSHTCLQLAEKGYRPIVYDNLSNGHEEFVKWGVLEKGDIRDRQRLDEVLAHHQPRAILHFAAMIEVGESVKDPAAFYDNNVIGTLTLLSAALAAGIDAFVFSSTCATYGLPDSVPMDESHKQAPINPYGRTKWICEQALKDYGLYKGMRSVILRYFNAAGADFEGRIGEWHEPETHAIPLAIEAALGRREGFKVFGTDYDTRDGTCVRDYIHVLDLADAHVRAVDYLLDGGKSVELNLGTGTGTTVKELLSAIEKVAKRPFNVGYAGRREGDSTTLVANNDKAREVLGWEPQYNLAAITESAWNWHSRRNQGGMLRDSLAHISDFRPSSDVDGSGD; from the coding sequence GTGCAGAACAACAATATTCTCGTCGTCGGTGGTGCCGGCTATATCGGTTCCCATACCTGCCTCCAACTTGCTGAAAAGGGTTATCGGCCGATCGTTTACGACAACCTCTCGAATGGCCACGAGGAGTTCGTCAAATGGGGCGTGCTTGAAAAGGGGGACATCCGCGACCGGCAGCGTCTCGACGAGGTCCTGGCGCACCATCAGCCGCGCGCCATCCTGCATTTTGCGGCCATGATCGAGGTCGGCGAATCCGTGAAGGACCCGGCCGCCTTCTACGACAACAATGTGATCGGCACGCTGACCCTGCTGTCGGCAGCACTCGCAGCCGGGATCGACGCCTTCGTGTTCTCGTCCACCTGCGCGACCTATGGTCTGCCAGACAGCGTGCCCATGGACGAAAGCCACAAACAGGCGCCGATCAACCCCTATGGCCGGACGAAATGGATTTGCGAGCAAGCACTGAAGGATTACGGCCTCTATAAGGGCATGCGCTCCGTCATCCTGCGCTACTTCAATGCCGCAGGCGCCGATTTCGAGGGCCGCATCGGTGAATGGCACGAACCGGAGACCCACGCGATACCGCTGGCGATCGAAGCGGCGCTCGGTCGGCGGGAGGGCTTCAAGGTGTTCGGAACCGATTACGATACCCGCGACGGGACCTGCGTGCGCGACTATATCCATGTCCTCGATCTTGCGGACGCGCATGTGCGTGCAGTCGACTATCTCCTCGACGGCGGTAAGAGCGTCGAGCTCAACCTTGGAACCGGTACCGGAACAACGGTCAAGGAACTGCTGAGCGCGATCGAAAAGGTGGCCAAACGGCCGTTCAATGTCGGCTATGCCGGACGACGCGAAGGCGACTCGACGACGCTTGTCGCCAACAACGACAAGGCCCGCGAGGTGCTTGGCTGGGAGCCGCAATACAATCTCGCGGCAATCACCGAGTCGGCCTGGAACTGGCACTCACGCAGAAATCAGGGCGGAATGCTACGCGACAGCCTGGCGCACATATCGGATTTCCGACCATCTTCCGATGTGGACGGCTCTGGAGATTGA
- a CDS encoding GNAT family N-acetyltransferase has translation MTTETALNSYMDAILANCRQYWLNYSNVHCSNEHITSYQTGVPHPQLNGVIRMREAAAVEKIPLIVSQLSGRPSVWWIGPDSYPAASDDLVDAGARLIGKVPVMAVQLEDLRPPAKLAGNVSIERLEGGEELGSWVQCYSEPMGVAAEDFAVMLHAEQNRSDASGQLTRFAARSEGEIVGTSELFVHDNVAGVYLVTTKNSHRRLGIGTALTQAAAVAGLELGLKIGTLQASSSGYPVCTKKWDLMT, from the coding sequence ATGACAACGGAAACGGCTCTAAACTCTTACATGGATGCGATACTGGCGAACTGCCGACAGTACTGGCTCAATTATTCAAACGTCCACTGCTCAAATGAGCACATCACATCCTATCAGACAGGGGTCCCTCATCCCCAACTGAATGGCGTTATCCGGATGAGGGAGGCCGCCGCCGTTGAAAAAATTCCTCTCATCGTTTCCCAACTGAGCGGCAGACCGTCAGTCTGGTGGATAGGGCCGGATAGCTACCCTGCGGCCAGTGATGACCTGGTTGACGCCGGTGCCCGACTGATTGGAAAGGTCCCGGTGATGGCAGTTCAACTCGAGGACCTGCGGCCCCCAGCGAAGCTGGCAGGAAACGTTTCAATAGAACGGTTGGAAGGCGGAGAAGAACTGGGGTCGTGGGTTCAATGCTATTCCGAGCCCATGGGTGTCGCTGCAGAGGATTTTGCCGTCATGCTTCACGCTGAACAAAATCGCTCTGACGCTTCCGGACAGCTGACCCGCTTTGCAGCGCGTTCCGAGGGCGAGATCGTTGGAACCTCGGAGCTTTTTGTGCACGATAATGTTGCCGGGGTCTATCTTGTTACGACCAAAAATAGCCATCGTAGGCTGGGTATCGGCACAGCGTTGACCCAAGCAGCCGCTGTAGCCGGCCTTGAACTGGGCCTGAAAATTGGAACATTGCAGGCGAGTAGCAGTGGATATCCTGTGTGTACAAAAAAATGGGATTTGATGACGTAG